One part of the [Synechococcus] sp. NIES-970 genome encodes these proteins:
- a CDS encoding hypothetical protein (conserved hypothetical protein), with protein MSNLNFPSPESTPPENEATSSLSSPVNPEAEVNSAADRAQPETVPLAETTAASTVIPKHNPNTDGYMIAHKLRQHNRELVKTVVQLEEALAESQEKLQAHIIRSRSADGLIAQQSDDLDLNQQQIKQLEQELTKAKKNVREYQEMLAELEYKFQASQTQLAKIERECALLQESHNEQQQKLFAAEQEIKDLQVRLQRQQRYTLQYKSALDECADIPPENNRNTNGVTSIPKTPNIQPWSDMEISPTTEPVMPAIAKADPRTEADLDRQLADLEAELQEMPESLEEAPMRKPMSLKTALCITAPVTKRRVSAPMGASASTAAPNWPAPTLNSAQPQRRTTSAAVVDLPAFLRH; from the coding sequence ATGAGCAACTTAAACTTCCCCTCGCCAGAGTCGACTCCCCCTGAAAACGAAGCCACCTCTAGTCTGTCTTCCCCTGTGAACCCCGAGGCAGAAGTCAATAGTGCCGCAGACCGGGCGCAACCGGAAACTGTCCCCCTAGCCGAAACAACCGCTGCCAGCACAGTCATCCCTAAGCACAACCCCAACACCGATGGCTATATGATTGCCCACAAACTACGGCAGCATAACCGCGAACTTGTGAAAACCGTGGTGCAGCTAGAAGAAGCCCTGGCCGAATCCCAAGAAAAACTCCAGGCCCACATCATCCGTTCCCGTAGCGCCGATGGTCTCATTGCCCAACAAAGTGATGACCTCGATCTAAATCAACAGCAGATCAAACAGCTAGAACAAGAGCTCACCAAAGCGAAGAAAAACGTCCGAGAATATCAGGAGATGCTCGCTGAACTGGAATACAAATTTCAGGCCAGTCAGACTCAGTTGGCTAAAATCGAGCGGGAATGTGCGCTCCTTCAGGAGTCTCACAATGAGCAACAACAAAAACTTTTCGCCGCCGAACAAGAAATTAAAGATTTGCAGGTCCGCCTCCAGCGGCAGCAGCGCTACACTTTGCAGTACAAATCGGCCCTTGATGAATGTGCAGATATTCCCCCCGAAAATAACCGCAACACCAACGGTGTGACTTCAATCCCCAAGACTCCCAATATTCAACCTTGGTCTGATATGGAAATTTCCCCAACGACAGAACCTGTGATGCCGGCGATCGCTAAAGCAGATCCCCGCACCGAAGCCGACCTCGATCGTCAATTGGCCGACCTCGAAGCAGAACTTCAAGAAATGCCGGAATCCCTGGAAGAGGCCCCCATGCGCAAACCCATGAGCCTCAAAACAGCGCTTTGCATTACTGCCCCTGTCACGAAGCGGCGGGTGAGTGCTCCCATGGGTGCTTCGGCCTCAACTGCCGCCCCCAATTGGCCGGCCCCAACCTTAAACAGTGCTCAGCCCCAAAGGCGCACAACTTCTGCGGCGGTCGTCGATTTACCTGCTTTTTTGCGCCATTAA
- a CDS encoding ABC transporter ATP-binding protein: MIEIQNLSKVYTQGDTQIYALKQVELRIEAGEYCSIMGASGSGKSTLMNIIGCLDQPTSGNYFLDGENVATLSDRQLAVIRNHNIGFVFQQFHLLPQMSALENVILPMVYGNVSPQERRDRAVAALTKVGLSSRLHNRPNQLSGGQQQRVAIARAIVNNPLLLLADEPTGALDSRTTHEILELFQSLHTEGMSVVMVTHETEVAHQTKRIIWLRDGEITHAHLSPEEMMQVALAPST; encoded by the coding sequence ATGATCGAAATCCAAAATCTTTCCAAGGTATATACCCAAGGAGATACGCAAATTTACGCCCTGAAACAGGTAGAACTCAGGATCGAAGCGGGAGAATACTGCTCGATTATGGGGGCATCCGGCTCCGGCAAATCGACCCTCATGAATATCATCGGTTGCCTCGACCAACCCACCAGCGGTAATTATTTCCTCGATGGGGAAAATGTCGCGACCCTCAGCGATCGCCAACTGGCCGTGATCCGCAACCACAACATCGGTTTTGTCTTCCAGCAATTCCACCTGTTACCCCAGATGAGCGCCTTAGAAAATGTGATTTTACCGATGGTCTATGGGAACGTTTCCCCCCAGGAGCGGCGCGATCGCGCCGTGGCTGCCCTCACGAAAGTGGGCCTCAGTAGTCGCCTCCATAATCGCCCGAATCAACTGTCTGGGGGTCAACAACAGCGGGTGGCGATCGCCCGGGCGATCGTGAACAATCCCCTCCTCCTCCTGGCCGATGAACCCACCGGGGCTCTGGACTCCCGCACCACCCACGAAATTTTGGAATTGTTTCAAAGTCTCCATACCGAAGGCATGAGTGTTGTCATGGTCACCCACGAAACCGAGGTTGCCCACCAAACCAAGCGCATTATCTGGCTCCGGGACGGTGAAATTACCCATGCCCACCTCAGTCCCGAAGAAATGATGCAAGTGGCCCTGGCCCCCAGTACTTAG
- a CDS encoding adenylate cyclase, with the protein MAQEIERKFLVIGNHWRDLAPGVHYRQGYLQRTPEKTVRVRIAGEQAFLTIKGKTTGISRLEFEYAIPLADALALLEHLGDRPQIEKIRYRIPMGDFCWEVDEFLGENQGLILAEIELINADQPFPKPHWLGPEVSHDPRYYNANLVSYPYSQWSPTEQQP; encoded by the coding sequence ATGGCCCAAGAAATTGAACGAAAATTCCTTGTCATCGGTAATCACTGGCGGGATCTGGCCCCAGGGGTCCATTACCGCCAAGGCTATCTCCAGCGCACCCCCGAAAAAACAGTGCGGGTACGCATCGCTGGGGAACAAGCATTTTTAACCATTAAGGGTAAAACCACAGGCATTAGTCGGCTGGAGTTTGAATATGCCATTCCCCTTGCAGATGCCTTGGCTTTGCTGGAACATTTAGGCGATCGCCCCCAGATCGAAAAAATTCGCTACCGCATTCCCATGGGGGATTTTTGCTGGGAAGTCGATGAATTTCTCGGGGAAAATCAAGGCCTGATCCTAGCGGAAATCGAATTGATCAATGCCGATCAACCATTCCCCAAACCCCACTGGCTCGGCCCTGAAGTAAGCCACGACCCCCGTTATTACAACGCCAATCTTGTCAGCTATCCCTACAGTCAATGGTCCCCCACAGAACAACAGCCCTAG
- the chlM gene encoding magnesium protoporphyrin O-methyltransferase, producing the protein MTSSLNDKTIVKDYFNAKGFDRWRRIYGDGDVNKVQADIRVGHQQTIDKVVAWLKADQNLNLRSICDAGCGVGSLSIPLKEAGARSIYASDISEKMVGEAQARANKLFGNTPDLKFETRDLESISGKYNTVICLDVLIHYPTEDAAKMIAHLASLSEDRLILSFAPKTFWLTILKKIGEFFPGPSKTTRAYQHKELDIRQILIDNGFAIARTEMTSTRFYYSRLLEAVRLR; encoded by the coding sequence ATGACCTCCTCTCTCAACGATAAAACCATCGTCAAAGACTACTTCAATGCCAAGGGCTTCGATCGCTGGCGACGGATCTATGGCGATGGCGATGTCAACAAAGTGCAGGCCGATATTCGTGTCGGTCACCAACAAACCATTGATAAGGTTGTGGCTTGGCTCAAGGCAGATCAAAATCTCAACCTCAGAAGTATTTGTGATGCGGGTTGTGGTGTAGGGAGCCTGAGCATTCCCCTCAAGGAAGCCGGCGCACGTTCAATCTATGCCAGTGATATTTCCGAAAAAATGGTCGGTGAAGCCCAGGCACGGGCTAACAAGCTCTTTGGCAATACACCGGACCTCAAATTTGAAACCAGGGATTTAGAAAGTATCAGCGGCAAGTACAACACAGTGATTTGTTTGGATGTGTTGATCCATTACCCCACCGAAGATGCGGCAAAAATGATTGCGCACCTGGCTTCCCTCAGTGAAGATCGCCTGATCCTCAGCTTTGCACCGAAAACTTTTTGGCTGACAATCCTCAAGAAGATTGGTGAGTTCTTTCCTGGCCCCAGCAAAACCACCCGCGCCTACCAACATAAGGAATTGGACATCCGGCAGATCTTAATTGACAACGGTTTTGCGATCGCCCGCACCGAGATGACCAGCACCCGCTTTTATTACTCCCGGCTGTTGGAAGCGGTTCGTCTGCGGTAA
- a CDS encoding thiosulfate sulfurtransferase (rhodanese-related), producing the protein MAILDQFRFQIPSDTTRLDQLLKYCEAFQQRHGLAKQDWFQCKMVIAEGFTNAVRHAHGEALKDCEITVELCLYQDQLKICIWDHSLEFFDLEQYYATRQHQQSSIEDTGGRGMMILKKATDRLRYYRDPQRQQNCLEMLKYLQPRLSSHFISAAALGDRLSDPNLVIVDCRFRLNDPTWGETQYHQSHIPGAYYLHLDRDLSAPLQQHGGRHPLPKPETFIALLSRLGIEREQTEVVIYDDLHFAFGARFWWLLNYYGHTKARLLDGGFTAWQGAKNPIATDIPQFRDGDFVPKLQTHWLLGRNDLLVATDHQRLVIDARDGDRYLGKTEPIDPLAGHIPGAINIPWKRVSDSQGFAQPLEIQQQLWAEFAPEQEIVLYCGSGVTACVDWLSLDLIGHRNLKLYPGGWSDWCSYLVP; encoded by the coding sequence TTGGCTATCTTAGACCAATTTCGATTTCAGATCCCCAGTGATACGACCCGGCTTGATCAATTACTTAAGTATTGTGAGGCATTTCAGCAGCGTCACGGCTTGGCTAAGCAAGATTGGTTCCAGTGCAAAATGGTCATTGCCGAAGGGTTTACGAATGCGGTACGCCATGCCCACGGGGAAGCGTTAAAAGATTGTGAGATCACTGTTGAATTGTGCCTTTACCAAGACCAATTGAAGATTTGTATCTGGGATCACAGCCTGGAATTTTTTGATCTAGAACAGTATTACGCCACAAGGCAGCACCAACAGAGCAGCATCGAAGATACGGGCGGCCGGGGGATGATGATCCTCAAAAAAGCTACTGATCGCCTCCGGTATTATCGAGACCCTCAACGGCAACAGAATTGTTTGGAAATGCTGAAGTATCTACAACCACGATTGTCTTCTCACTTTATTTCTGCTGCGGCATTAGGCGATCGCCTGTCTGATCCAAACCTTGTGATCGTCGACTGTCGGTTCCGCCTGAACGATCCCACCTGGGGCGAAACCCAATATCACCAAAGCCATATCCCCGGGGCTTATTATCTCCACCTCGACCGGGATTTGTCCGCCCCCTTACAGCAACATGGGGGGCGACATCCCCTACCAAAACCGGAAACTTTTATCGCCCTGCTTTCCCGCTTAGGTATTGAACGCGAGCAGACAGAAGTGGTGATTTATGATGATCTGCATTTTGCTTTCGGAGCGAGATTTTGGTGGCTTTTAAACTACTATGGCCACACCAAAGCCCGTTTATTGGATGGTGGTTTTACGGCCTGGCAAGGGGCTAAAAATCCGATCGCCACCGACATCCCCCAGTTTCGGGATGGTGATTTTGTGCCTAAGCTCCAAACCCATTGGCTCCTAGGGCGGAATGATCTGCTCGTGGCCACGGATCATCAGCGACTGGTGATCGATGCCCGGGATGGCGATCGCTATCTGGGCAAAACCGAGCCCATCGATCCGCTTGCTGGGCATATCCCTGGCGCTATCAATATTCCTTGGAAGAGAGTGTCCGATTCCCAAGGCTTTGCCCAACCCTTAGAGATTCAGCAGCAGCTCTGGGCTGAATTTGCTCCAGAGCAAGAAATTGTTCTGTATTGCGGCTCTGGGGTAACCGCCTGTGTCGACTGGCTTTCCTTAGATCTCATCGGCCATCGCAATTTAAAGCTTTATCCTGGGGGCTGGAGCGACTGGTGTTCTTATCTCGTTCCCTGA
- a CDS encoding two-component response regulator: MSRGVSLGSLAQVMPQILVIDDDLAMRVLLERTLKRKGYDVSTANDGKTGLELAIATTPDLIICDWMMPEMNGIEVCQAVKNHPKLTTTFFILLSALDAIEDKVMGLDAGADDFLCKPVSSHEIEARVRSGLRICQLTQDLTAQKQALETELTEAAQYVKSLLPEPLHQENLQIQTCFIPSSQLGGDGFDYFWLTPQELVFYLLDVSGHGLKAALPSISILNLLRFRSQTKGLDYRSPKAVLTHLNQTYQFLEQQEQYFTMWYGIYDIEDRIITYASGGHPPAVLVKPDSAEMPQLLKTSGFPIGMLPPFIATYEEASLYLPFGSQLYLFSDGAYESMGAKSHRHQWDVFVEFLQQFQGNSLQPLIDTIGDRLHGNRFEDDFSLMRLIL, encoded by the coding sequence ATGAGCAGGGGTGTTTCCCTTGGTAGTTTAGCTCAAGTCATGCCCCAGATTCTTGTCATTGATGATGATCTTGCCATGCGGGTTCTCCTAGAACGAACCCTCAAACGCAAGGGCTATGACGTGAGTACCGCCAATGATGGCAAAACAGGTCTCGAACTGGCGATCGCCACCACACCAGACCTGATTATCTGTGACTGGATGATGCCAGAAATGAACGGCATTGAAGTGTGCCAAGCCGTTAAAAATCACCCTAAACTTACAACGACATTTTTTATTCTCCTCAGTGCTCTCGATGCCATTGAAGATAAGGTAATGGGGCTTGATGCCGGGGCCGACGACTTTCTCTGTAAACCCGTCAGTAGTCATGAAATCGAAGCCCGGGTGCGTTCCGGTTTGCGAATTTGCCAACTCACCCAAGATCTGACCGCCCAAAAACAAGCCCTGGAAACAGAACTCACCGAAGCAGCCCAGTACGTTAAATCCCTTTTACCTGAACCGCTCCACCAAGAAAACTTACAGATTCAAACTTGTTTTATTCCGTCTTCCCAGTTGGGGGGAGATGGTTTTGATTATTTTTGGCTCACTCCCCAGGAACTGGTGTTTTACCTGCTGGATGTGTCGGGCCACGGATTAAAGGCGGCCCTTCCTTCAATTAGTATTCTGAATCTACTGCGCTTTCGTAGCCAGACTAAGGGTTTAGATTATCGGAGCCCCAAGGCGGTGTTGACTCACCTGAACCAGACCTATCAGTTTTTAGAGCAGCAAGAACAATATTTCACAATGTGGTACGGCATCTATGACATTGAAGACCGCATCATTACCTACGCTTCTGGGGGGCATCCTCCGGCTGTTTTGGTTAAGCCAGATTCTGCAGAAATGCCCCAACTTCTAAAAACGTCAGGCTTTCCTATCGGGATGTTGCCACCCTTTATCGCGACCTATGAAGAGGCCAGCCTTTATCTCCCCTTTGGTTCTCAACTGTATTTGTTTAGTGATGGAGCTTATGAAAGTATGGGGGCCAAGAGTCATCGTCATCAGTGGGATGTATTTGTAGAATTTCTCCAGCAGTTCCAGGGAAATAGTCTCCAGCCTCTGATTGATACGATTGGCGATCGCCTCCATGGCAACCGCTTCGAGGATGATTTTTCACTGATGCGTTTAATCCTCTAG
- a CDS encoding NCAIR mutase (PurE)-related protein — translation MSDPAALKQLLELVAQGRVSPEVALGELKDLAFESVDDFAKIDHHRQLRTGFPEVIWGPGKTPAQIAKIMQVMGDRHPVVMATRIDVDTYHQLQPKVHNLTYYPEARICALIQESPQVHHPGTISILTAGTADLPVAEEAAITAELSGFAVNRLWDVGVAGIHRLLSHRHIIEDADVLITVAGMEGALPSVVAGLADCPVIAVPTSVGYGVSFGGVAPLLTMLNSCAAGIGVMNIDNGFGAAILAGQILRTAAKLR, via the coding sequence ATGAGCGATCCGGCGGCCCTCAAACAGCTCCTCGAACTGGTGGCCCAAGGCCGAGTCAGCCCCGAAGTCGCCTTGGGAGAGCTCAAGGATCTCGCCTTTGAATCCGTTGATGATTTTGCCAAAATCGACCATCATCGGCAGTTGCGCACCGGCTTTCCGGAAGTAATTTGGGGACCGGGCAAAACCCCAGCCCAAATCGCCAAAATTATGCAGGTGATGGGCGATCGCCACCCAGTCGTGATGGCCACCCGCATCGATGTGGACACCTACCACCAACTGCAACCAAAGGTCCATAACCTCACCTACTACCCCGAGGCGCGGATCTGTGCCCTGATCCAAGAGTCACCCCAGGTGCACCATCCAGGTACCATTTCGATCCTGACCGCTGGCACCGCCGATCTGCCCGTCGCCGAGGAAGCAGCGATTACAGCAGAATTATCAGGCTTTGCAGTAAATCGCCTTTGGGATGTAGGGGTGGCTGGGATCCATCGCCTTTTGAGCCATCGCCACATCATCGAAGATGCCGACGTACTGATCACTGTGGCCGGCATGGAAGGGGCTTTACCGAGTGTGGTGGCCGGCCTAGCCGATTGTCCTGTGATTGCGGTACCCACCAGTGTCGGTTATGGGGTCAGTTTTGGTGGTGTTGCGCCCCTTTTGACTATGCTCAATTCCTGTGCGGCGGGCATTGGCGTGATGAATATTGACAATGGCTTTGGGGCAGCGATCCTCGCGGGGCAAATTCTGCGGACGGCGGCAAAATTGCGCTAG
- a CDS encoding hypothetical protein (conserved hypothetical protein) produces the protein MAETTDPKTTAAPAAKKKEKPPAVEDKPFGEFIENHFIPDLQTALKDNGIGDMSLKFLETNIPIKGLESQSCWQIQGSWLNNKRQFIFYFIDGDIKGQKAWSFATNGCPHSTLESFMIDERRVSLPLMVAYVLQRLNSQKWLTLN, from the coding sequence ATGGCAGAAACCACCGATCCTAAGACCACCGCAGCCCCCGCCGCTAAAAAAAAGGAAAAGCCCCCCGCCGTGGAAGATAAGCCCTTTGGGGAGTTCATCGAAAATCACTTCATTCCTGATCTCCAGACAGCTCTCAAAGACAATGGGATCGGTGACATGAGCCTCAAGTTTCTTGAAACCAATATTCCGATCAAAGGTTTAGAGTCCCAGAGCTGCTGGCAAATCCAAGGCAGTTGGCTCAATAACAAGCGGCAATTTATTTTCTATTTCATTGATGGGGATATCAAAGGTCAAAAAGCTTGGTCCTTTGCCACCAATGGTTGTCCCCACAGCACCCTCGAATCGTTCATGATCGATGAGCGTCGGGTGAGCCTGCCTTTGATGGTGGCCTATGTGCTCCAACGGCTCAATAGTCAAAAATGGTTGACGCTCAACTAG
- the trmB gene encoding tRNA (guanine-N(7)-)-methyltransferase, producing the protein MGRSRVRQHVNPLTDKYQQVFQMPDWGSIFADLKAPLHLDIGCARGRFILEMAQRFPERNFIGIEIREPLVADANAIRDQLGLKNLHYVFANINTSLQGLLDSLPSETLQWITIQFPDPWFKKKHHKRRVVQPDLVDILAKHTPSKLVLFCQSDVEEVALEMRETFLEHENFVLAHDSFWLAENIFPVPTEREVATQNKGEPVYRFLLHKGAPHSGSLRDRS; encoded by the coding sequence GTGGGGCGATCGCGCGTTCGACAGCATGTTAATCCCTTAACGGATAAGTATCAACAGGTGTTTCAGATGCCCGATTGGGGGAGCATTTTCGCTGACCTAAAAGCGCCGCTGCACCTGGATATTGGCTGTGCCCGGGGGCGCTTTATCCTCGAGATGGCCCAACGGTTCCCGGAACGGAATTTTATCGGCATCGAGATCCGCGAACCCCTTGTTGCAGATGCGAATGCCATCCGGGATCAACTGGGGCTAAAAAATCTCCACTACGTTTTTGCCAATATCAATACTTCCCTCCAGGGACTGCTGGATTCTCTGCCCTCAGAAACATTGCAGTGGATCACCATCCAGTTTCCCGACCCCTGGTTTAAAAAAAAGCACCACAAACGGCGGGTCGTACAACCAGATTTAGTCGATATTCTGGCGAAACACACACCTAGTAAGCTGGTCTTGTTTTGCCAATCCGATGTGGAGGAAGTGGCCCTAGAGATGCGGGAAACCTTCCTGGAACATGAAAATTTTGTCCTTGCCCATGATTCCTTTTGGTTAGCAGAGAATATCTTTCCGGTACCGACGGAACGGGAAGTGGCCACCCAGAACAAAGGGGAACCCGTTTACCGCTTTTTACTCCACAAAGGCGCGCCGCATAGCGGATCTCTTCGAGATCGCTCCTAA
- a CDS encoding cell division protein ftsH like protein: MSIKDKPPSRTRQIGSLLLWLTGLFFLVNAFFPNLFGNPVPQVPYSLFINQVEDGQVARASVGDREIRYQLKTEDPEQQGTVLRTTPIFDLDLPKRLESSGVEFAAPPPKNNFFGNILGWVIPPIIFVVIWQFFIGRGAGGANGAGGALSFTRSKAKVYVEEEATKITFDDVAGVEEAKTELTEIVEFLKTPQRYTAIGAKIPKGVLLVGPPGTGKTLMAKAVAGEAGVPFFSISGSEFVELFVGAGAARVRDLFEQAKKKAPCIIFIDELDAIGKSRASGGMMGGNDEREQTLNQLLTEMDGFSAGDATVIVLAATNRPETLDPALLRPGRFDRQVLVDRPDLGGRLKILEIYANKVKLDAAVNLKEIATRTPGFAGADLANLVNEAALLAARNHRETVAQGDFAEAIERVVAGLEKKSRVLSDKEKTIVAYHEVGHALVGALLPGGGKVAKISIVPRGMAALGYTLQMPTEDRFLMDEREMRDQIATLLGGRSAEEVVFGSITTGAANDLQRATDLAERMVTTYGMSKVLGPLAYERGSQNNFLGESMMNPRRMVSDETAKAIDAEVKEIVETAHDQAIAILRTNRGLLETISQRILDTEVIEGEELQELLDQAVKPEAIA, from the coding sequence ATGAGCATCAAAGATAAACCCCCTTCCCGAACGAGGCAAATCGGCTCCCTGCTCCTGTGGTTGACGGGACTTTTTTTCCTGGTGAATGCGTTTTTCCCAAATTTATTTGGTAACCCCGTTCCCCAAGTGCCCTACAGTCTCTTTATCAACCAGGTGGAAGATGGCCAAGTGGCCCGGGCTTCGGTGGGCGATCGCGAAATTCGTTACCAGCTCAAAACCGAAGATCCGGAGCAACAGGGGACGGTGCTGCGGACGACACCAATTTTTGACCTCGATTTACCCAAACGCCTCGAAAGTAGTGGGGTCGAGTTTGCTGCGCCCCCGCCAAAAAATAACTTCTTTGGTAATATTCTTGGTTGGGTGATTCCACCGATTATTTTTGTGGTGATCTGGCAGTTCTTTATCGGGCGTGGTGCCGGTGGTGCCAATGGTGCTGGGGGCGCTCTCTCCTTTACCCGCAGTAAGGCCAAGGTGTATGTGGAAGAAGAAGCGACCAAAATTACCTTTGATGATGTGGCCGGGGTTGAAGAGGCCAAAACTGAATTAACGGAAATTGTCGAATTTCTCAAAACGCCCCAGCGCTACACGGCGATCGGCGCCAAAATTCCCAAGGGGGTCTTACTCGTGGGGCCGCCGGGAACCGGAAAAACGCTGATGGCCAAGGCCGTGGCCGGGGAAGCAGGAGTACCATTTTTTAGCATCTCTGGCTCTGAGTTTGTGGAACTGTTTGTGGGGGCTGGGGCCGCCCGCGTCCGAGATTTATTTGAACAGGCGAAGAAAAAAGCCCCCTGCATTATCTTTATCGATGAGCTAGATGCGATCGGCAAATCCCGGGCCAGTGGCGGCATGATGGGGGGCAACGATGAGCGGGAACAGACCCTCAACCAGCTTTTAACAGAAATGGATGGATTTTCGGCTGGGGATGCGACGGTAATTGTCCTCGCCGCAACGAACCGCCCCGAAACCCTTGATCCGGCGCTGCTCCGTCCGGGCCGCTTTGACCGGCAAGTGCTGGTCGATCGCCCCGATTTGGGTGGCCGTTTAAAAATCCTCGAAATCTACGCCAACAAGGTCAAACTAGACGCTGCGGTAAACCTGAAGGAAATCGCTACCCGCACCCCTGGTTTTGCGGGGGCCGACCTGGCGAACTTGGTCAATGAAGCGGCCCTCCTGGCAGCCAGAAACCACCGGGAGACGGTGGCCCAAGGGGATTTTGCTGAGGCGATCGAGCGGGTGGTGGCTGGTCTCGAGAAGAAAAGCCGCGTCCTATCCGATAAGGAAAAAACCATCGTCGCCTACCACGAAGTAGGCCATGCTCTAGTGGGGGCATTGTTACCAGGGGGCGGCAAGGTGGCCAAAATCTCCATTGTTCCCCGGGGGATGGCGGCCTTAGGCTATACCCTGCAGATGCCCACAGAGGACCGCTTCCTAATGGATGAGCGGGAAATGCGCGACCAGATCGCCACCTTGCTTGGCGGCCGTTCGGCAGAAGAAGTGGTCTTTGGTTCGATTACCACCGGGGCAGCCAATGATCTGCAACGGGCGACGGATTTGGCAGAACGGATGGTCACCACCTATGGCATGAGCAAAGTTCTCGGTCCCCTCGCCTATGAACGGGGCTCCCAAAATAATTTCCTTGGGGAAAGCATGATGAATCCCCGGCGCATGGTCAGCGATGAAACGGCGAAGGCGATCGACGCGGAAGTCAAGGAAATTGTTGAGACGGCCCATGACCAGGCGATCGCCATTCTGCGGACAAACCGTGGTCTTTTAGAAACCATTTCCCAAAGAATCTTAGATACCGAGGTCATCGAAGGGGAAGAACTCCAGGAACTGCTGGATCAAGCAGTCAAGCCCGAGGCGATCGCCTAG
- a CDS encoding hypothetical protein (conserved hypothetical protein) yields MTSVLLTAPVAIAQGQPQLSCDYFAPPEDPNLTPQMSCTLRFDAIETAGMDVPVPPSRYSLMMRRAEDHTQQIISTLFAESRPRGVLDLMVLGQNELAVAPLFNLRISEQDWQRNPNIRQWAKYYPEAASLLNLNPPPVASELEAAPTTPAPTPTAPAQPETPPAAPTLETTPLPLPPVTPMP; encoded by the coding sequence ATGACGAGTGTATTACTCACTGCTCCGGTGGCGATCGCCCAAGGACAACCCCAGTTGAGCTGTGATTATTTTGCCCCCCCCGAAGACCCGAATCTTACGCCCCAGATGTCTTGCACCCTCCGTTTTGATGCGATCGAGACGGCGGGGATGGATGTCCCTGTCCCCCCGAGTCGTTATTCTTTGATGATGCGCCGGGCAGAAGATCATACCCAGCAGATCATCTCCACGCTCTTCGCTGAAAGCCGGCCCCGGGGTGTCTTGGATCTGATGGTCCTAGGGCAAAATGAATTGGCTGTAGCGCCTTTGTTTAATTTGCGAATTTCTGAACAGGATTGGCAAAGGAATCCGAATATTCGGCAATGGGCGAAGTATTATCCTGAGGCGGCAAGCTTACTCAACCTGAATCCTCCCCCAGTAGCCAGCGAACTAGAAGCGGCTCCGACTACCCCTGCCCCAACCCCGACTGCTCCTGCACAGCCTGAAACGCCCCCCGCTGCGCCAACGCTAGAAACAACTCCATTGCCCCTACCTCCGGTGACACCGATGCCCTAA